The proteins below are encoded in one region of Ricinus communis isolate WT05 ecotype wild-type chromosome 6, ASM1957865v1, whole genome shotgun sequence:
- the LOC125370320 gene encoding secreted RxLR effector protein 161-like, translating to MKEEFDMTDLGRMKYFLNVEVMQGAKGIFINQKRYAGELLKRFNLHSGNAVKNLIVPGSKLSKEGEGAKVDATLYKYLIGSLTYITATKPDLMYVVCLLSRYMADPTEQHMQAAKRVLRYLKGTMSFGLFYKKGMVEELTAYTDSDYASDVDDRRSTSGYVFLLNGGVVSWASKK from the coding sequence ATGAAAGAGGAGTTCGACATGACTGACTTGGGAAGAATGAAGTACTTTCTTAATGTCGAAGTCATGCAAGGAGCTAAAgggatttttattaatcaaaagaGGTATGCTGGGGAACTTTTGAAGAGGTTTAATTTGCACAGTGGCAATGCAGTAAAAAACCTAATTGTGCCGGGATCAAAACTTTCCAAGGAAGGTGAAGGAGCTAAAGTGGATGCAACGTTGTACAAATACCTGATTGGGAGTCTGACGTATATCACAGCTACAAAGCCAGATTTAATGTATGTTGTGTGTCTACTTAGCAGGTATATGGCAGACCCTACTGAGCAGCATATGCAGGCCGCAAAAAGAGTACTGCGTTATTTGAAGGGTACCATGTCATTTGGTTTGTTCTACAAGAAGGGAATGGTTGAAGAGTTAACTGCCTATACAGACAGCGATTACGCAAGCGATGTGGATGATAGAAGGAGCACAAGTGGGTATGTATTTCTTTTGAATGGTGGAGTTGTATCATGGGCATCCAAGAAATAA
- the LOC8287507 gene encoding guanylyl cyclase 1 isoform X2, with protein sequence MWPLYFLLSKIFNVEEEAEENVNGSDGDNINARECLPCEPSSSSRKCQDGVLGGSHFVEVPHVSQLHSWDCGLACVLMALNTIGINNCSIQALAELCSTTRFSYFTVTLGANPNYSAETFYKEQLPTDLVRVDRLFQKAREKGINIQCRSINEKEISLFILSGKYIAVALVDQYKLSRSWVEDVILSGLKDSKSSYTGHYVVICGYDANADEFEIRDPASSRISERISSKCLEEARKSFGTDEDLLLISLEKSNEQQNSSSGQYFPLCKLLDLKIILDAGGSVLFCYVLFFPQVWLMVDGPVGHFQLLSGLLPFHRTKF encoded by the exons ATGTGGccattatattttctattaagcAAGATTTTTAACGTGgaagaagaagcagaagaaAATGTAAATGGTTCAGATGGAGATAATATAAATGCAAGAGAATGTCTCCCTTGTGAGCCATCATCAAGTAGTAGAAAATGCCAAGATGGAGTCTTGGGAGGTTCGCACTTTGTAGAA GTTCCACATGTTAGCCAGCTGCACTCTTGGGATTGTGGCCTTGCTTGTGTTCTAATGGCTTTGAATACTATTGGCATTAACAATTGCAGTATCCAGGCTTTGGCAGAATTATGCAGTACAACTAG GTTTTCCTACTTCACAGTAACACTTGGAGCAAATCCAAATTACTCTGCTGAGACATTTTACAAG GAACAACTGCCTACTGATCTAGTGCGAGTAGACAGGCTCTTTCAAAAAGCACGGGAAAAGGGAATTAATATACAG TGCAGGTCAATAAacgaaaaagaaatttctctTTTCATCTTGTCAGGAAAATACATTGCAGTTGCTTTGGTTGACCAGTATAAACTGAG TCGGTCTTGGGTGGAGGATGTTATATTATCAGGCCTGAAAGACAGCAAATCTAGCTACACCG GTCACTATGTTGTGATATGTGGCTACGATGCTAATGCGGACGAGTTTGAGATTCGAGATCCTGCCAGTTCTAG GATAAGTGAGAGAATCTCATCAAAATGCCTAGAAGAAGCGCGCAAATCCTTTGGTACTGATGAAGATCTTCTCCTG ATATCTCTAGAGAAGAGCAATGAGCAACAAAACAGTTCTTCTGGGCAATACTTTCCACTT TGTAAACTTCTGGACCTCAAGATTATTCTTGATGCTGGGGGTTCGGTTCTGTTCTGTTATGTTCTGTTCTTCCCCCAAGTTTGGCTAATGGTTGACGGCCCTGTTGGTCATTTTCAGCTTTTGTCCGGACTCCTTCCATTCCATCGCACTAAATTTTGA
- the LOC8287507 gene encoding guanylyl cyclase 1 isoform X1: MWPLYFLLSKIFNVEEEAEENVNGSDGDNINARECLPCEPSSSSRKCQDGVLGGSHFVEVPHVSQLHSWDCGLACVLMALNTIGINNCSIQALAELCSTTSIWTVDLAYLLQKFSVRFSYFTVTLGANPNYSAETFYKEQLPTDLVRVDRLFQKAREKGINIQCRSINEKEISLFILSGKYIAVALVDQYKLSRSWVEDVILSGLKDSKSSYTGHYVVICGYDANADEFEIRDPASSRISERISSKCLEEARKSFGTDEDLLLISLEKSNEQQNSSSGQYFPLCKLLDLKIILDAGGSVLFCYVLFFPQVWLMVDGPVGHFQLLSGLLPFHRTKF; this comes from the exons ATGTGGccattatattttctattaagcAAGATTTTTAACGTGgaagaagaagcagaagaaAATGTAAATGGTTCAGATGGAGATAATATAAATGCAAGAGAATGTCTCCCTTGTGAGCCATCATCAAGTAGTAGAAAATGCCAAGATGGAGTCTTGGGAGGTTCGCACTTTGTAGAA GTTCCACATGTTAGCCAGCTGCACTCTTGGGATTGTGGCCTTGCTTGTGTTCTAATGGCTTTGAATACTATTGGCATTAACAATTGCAGTATCCAGGCTTTGGCAGAATTATGCAGTACAACTAG CATATGGACCGTTGATCTGGCATATTTACTGCAGAAATTTTCTGTTAGGTTTTCCTACTTCACAGTAACACTTGGAGCAAATCCAAATTACTCTGCTGAGACATTTTACAAG GAACAACTGCCTACTGATCTAGTGCGAGTAGACAGGCTCTTTCAAAAAGCACGGGAAAAGGGAATTAATATACAG TGCAGGTCAATAAacgaaaaagaaatttctctTTTCATCTTGTCAGGAAAATACATTGCAGTTGCTTTGGTTGACCAGTATAAACTGAG TCGGTCTTGGGTGGAGGATGTTATATTATCAGGCCTGAAAGACAGCAAATCTAGCTACACCG GTCACTATGTTGTGATATGTGGCTACGATGCTAATGCGGACGAGTTTGAGATTCGAGATCCTGCCAGTTCTAG GATAAGTGAGAGAATCTCATCAAAATGCCTAGAAGAAGCGCGCAAATCCTTTGGTACTGATGAAGATCTTCTCCTG ATATCTCTAGAGAAGAGCAATGAGCAACAAAACAGTTCTTCTGGGCAATACTTTCCACTT TGTAAACTTCTGGACCTCAAGATTATTCTTGATGCTGGGGGTTCGGTTCTGTTCTGTTATGTTCTGTTCTTCCCCCAAGTTTGGCTAATGGTTGACGGCCCTGTTGGTCATTTTCAGCTTTTGTCCGGACTCCTTCCATTCCATCGCACTAAATTTTGA
- the LOC8287507 gene encoding guanylyl cyclase 1 isoform X3 produces MWPLYFLLSKIFNVEEEAEENVNGSDGDNINARECLPCEPSSSSRKCQDGVLGGSHFVEVPHVSQLHSWDCGLACVLMALNTIGINNCSIQALAELCSTTSIWTVDLAYLLQKFSVRFSYFTVTLGANPNYSAETFYKEQLPTDLVRVDRLFQKAREKGINIQCRSINEKEISLFILSGKYIAVALVDQYKLSRSWVEDVILSGLKDSKSSYTGHYVVICGYDANADEFEIRDPASSRISERISSKCLEEARKSFGTDEDLLLISLEKSNEQQNSSSGQYFPLLLSGLLPFHRTKF; encoded by the exons ATGTGGccattatattttctattaagcAAGATTTTTAACGTGgaagaagaagcagaagaaAATGTAAATGGTTCAGATGGAGATAATATAAATGCAAGAGAATGTCTCCCTTGTGAGCCATCATCAAGTAGTAGAAAATGCCAAGATGGAGTCTTGGGAGGTTCGCACTTTGTAGAA GTTCCACATGTTAGCCAGCTGCACTCTTGGGATTGTGGCCTTGCTTGTGTTCTAATGGCTTTGAATACTATTGGCATTAACAATTGCAGTATCCAGGCTTTGGCAGAATTATGCAGTACAACTAG CATATGGACCGTTGATCTGGCATATTTACTGCAGAAATTTTCTGTTAGGTTTTCCTACTTCACAGTAACACTTGGAGCAAATCCAAATTACTCTGCTGAGACATTTTACAAG GAACAACTGCCTACTGATCTAGTGCGAGTAGACAGGCTCTTTCAAAAAGCACGGGAAAAGGGAATTAATATACAG TGCAGGTCAATAAacgaaaaagaaatttctctTTTCATCTTGTCAGGAAAATACATTGCAGTTGCTTTGGTTGACCAGTATAAACTGAG TCGGTCTTGGGTGGAGGATGTTATATTATCAGGCCTGAAAGACAGCAAATCTAGCTACACCG GTCACTATGTTGTGATATGTGGCTACGATGCTAATGCGGACGAGTTTGAGATTCGAGATCCTGCCAGTTCTAG GATAAGTGAGAGAATCTCATCAAAATGCCTAGAAGAAGCGCGCAAATCCTTTGGTACTGATGAAGATCTTCTCCTG ATATCTCTAGAGAAGAGCAATGAGCAACAAAACAGTTCTTCTGGGCAATACTTTCCACTT CTTTTGTCCGGACTCCTTCCATTCCATCGCACTAAATTTTGA
- the LOC8287507 gene encoding guanylyl cyclase 1 isoform X4 → MALNTIGINNCSIQALAELCSTTSIWTVDLAYLLQKFSVRFSYFTVTLGANPNYSAETFYKEQLPTDLVRVDRLFQKAREKGINIQCRSINEKEISLFILSGKYIAVALVDQYKLSRSWVEDVILSGLKDSKSSYTGHYVVICGYDANADEFEIRDPASSRISERISSKCLEEARKSFGTDEDLLLISLEKSNEQQNSSSGQYFPLCKLLDLKIILDAGGSVLFCYVLFFPQVWLMVDGPVGHFQLLSGLLPFHRTKF, encoded by the exons ATGGCTTTGAATACTATTGGCATTAACAATTGCAGTATCCAGGCTTTGGCAGAATTATGCAGTACAACTAG CATATGGACCGTTGATCTGGCATATTTACTGCAGAAATTTTCTGTTAGGTTTTCCTACTTCACAGTAACACTTGGAGCAAATCCAAATTACTCTGCTGAGACATTTTACAAG GAACAACTGCCTACTGATCTAGTGCGAGTAGACAGGCTCTTTCAAAAAGCACGGGAAAAGGGAATTAATATACAG TGCAGGTCAATAAacgaaaaagaaatttctctTTTCATCTTGTCAGGAAAATACATTGCAGTTGCTTTGGTTGACCAGTATAAACTGAG TCGGTCTTGGGTGGAGGATGTTATATTATCAGGCCTGAAAGACAGCAAATCTAGCTACACCG GTCACTATGTTGTGATATGTGGCTACGATGCTAATGCGGACGAGTTTGAGATTCGAGATCCTGCCAGTTCTAG GATAAGTGAGAGAATCTCATCAAAATGCCTAGAAGAAGCGCGCAAATCCTTTGGTACTGATGAAGATCTTCTCCTG ATATCTCTAGAGAAGAGCAATGAGCAACAAAACAGTTCTTCTGGGCAATACTTTCCACTT TGTAAACTTCTGGACCTCAAGATTATTCTTGATGCTGGGGGTTCGGTTCTGTTCTGTTATGTTCTGTTCTTCCCCCAAGTTTGGCTAATGGTTGACGGCCCTGTTGGTCATTTTCAGCTTTTGTCCGGACTCCTTCCATTCCATCGCACTAAATTTTGA